The proteins below come from a single Mytilus edulis chromosome 5, xbMytEdul2.2, whole genome shotgun sequence genomic window:
- the LOC139523738 gene encoding uncharacterized protein translates to MADSKEAYGEVQVSMLCQICEIARGIEWKCLDCDLLMCQKCKEKIHPKFKLANEHKIIHIKDVGNKEVQVSSFEEELQFGDIKCTDHSDQTCCMYCKSCDKLVCVQCVIKTHKSHVFEEISSGYSLKRENLRKHSLTMKKQEEILTNEIEKLEKIQEDNKIQYEEVNEKITTHEKAVKDEVEKFTKSVKDGLDTKWDLIQVATEREIYRVNEIKMKIQERMKKAEYLISIKDGNKFFKNIKDMEISLREGFQYTAQDNDVKEILPKFVPGKFIQDNFGLLELNNGSSNDEENPCTKIELKIGKEYLATVDTVYRVAHCTDGHIWICSNIGTSGILRKFKPTENKLKEISSYEIIVYDMAVSQWNDILLCTNDNQIQGIEERTGRLRNCKLDVGYLIPSAICSKGFLTMVGAINNDYPKHGTRVVIKMNEKGQHKHVIENDRYGQPIFTYPLSVACTNDMQTVFVIDGLSHDTFSAFRLVILLGTDKIAYYQGHSTLNNSFNKKFCPIAIQAAPSNNIIVNDISINALHILSPIGQLSAYVSLSDLGIQCSFSLCCTSTQLFIGCQSFQGNGCKSNQESTDMAKLYELNIEGCSYLV, encoded by the coding sequence ATGGCCGATTCAAAAGAAGCGTATGGAGAAGTGCAAGTTTCCATGTTATGTCAAATCTGTGAGATTGCCAGAGGTATAGAGTGGAAGTGCTTGGATTGTGATTTACTTATGTGTCAAAAATGTAAGGAAAAAATTCATCCAAAGTTCAAGTTAGCCAATGAACACAAAATTATCCACATTAAAGATGTTGGAAATAAAGAAGTTCAAGTCAGCAGTTTTGAAGAAGAGTTACAATTTGGCGATATAAAATGTACCGACCATTCGGATCAAACCTGCTGCATGTATTGCAAGTCATGTGATAAACTTGTCTGTGTGCAATGTGTAATAAAAACACATAAATCTCATGTTTTTGAAGAGATAAGCAGTGGATATTCTTTAAAGAGAGAAAACTTGAGGAAACATAGTCTTACAATGAAAAAACAGgaagaaattttaacaaatgaaattgaaaaattggaaaaaatcCAAGAAGATAATAAAATTCAATACGAAGAAGTAAATGAGAAAATTACAACTCATGAAAAGGCAGTAAAAGATGAAGTAGAAAAGTTTACAAAATCAGTAAAAGATGGACTGGATACAAAATGGGATTTAATACAAGTAGCCACTGAGAGAGAAATATACAgggttaatgaaataaaaatgaaaatacaagAAAGAATGAAGAAAGCAGAGTACCTTATAAGTATTAAAGATGGAAACAAGTTTTTCAAGAATATAAAAGATATGGAAATTTCTTTGAGAGAGGGTTTTCAATACACTGCACAAGACAATGATGTCAAAGAAATATTACCAAAATTTGTTCCAGGAAAGTTCATCCAAGACAATTTCGGACTACTGGAATTAAACAATGGCTCTTCAAATGATGAGGAAAATCCTTGTACAAAGATTGAATTAAAGATCGGAAAAGAATACCTAGCTACTGTTGACACTGTTTATAGAGTTGCACACTGCACTGATGGACACATATGGATATGTTCAAATATTGGAACTTCTGGAATCCTACGGAAATTCAAACCAACAGAAAACAAGCTTAAAGAAATCTCAAGCTATGAAATtattgtatatgatatggctGTTTCCCAGTGGAATGATATTCTATTATGCACAAATGACAATCAAATTCAAGGAATTGAAGAAAGGACTGGTCGATTAAGAAATTGCAAATTAGATGTAGGATATTTAATCCCTTCAGCCATTTGCAGTAAGGGATTTCTTACCATGGTAGGAGCCATTAATAATGACTACCCTAAACATGGAACAAGAGTAGTGATAAAGATGAATGAAAAGGGACAACATAAGCATGTCATTGAAAATGATAGATATGGACAACCAATTTTCACATATCCCCTTTCTGTAGCTTGCACAAATGACATGCAAACTGTATTTGTCATTGATGGATTATCTCACGATACCTTTAGTGCATTCAGACTAGTCATTCTATTAGGAACAGATAAAATTGCGTATTACCAAGGACACTCAACCTTGAATAATTCTTTTAACAAGAAATTTTGCCCAATTGCTATCCAAGCTGCACCATCAAACAATATCATAGTAAATGACATCAGCATCAATGCATTACATATCCTCAGTCCAATCGGACAACTTTCAGCATATGTGAGCTTGAGTGACTTGGGTATACAATGTAGCTTTTCTTTATGTTGCACTTCAACCCAACTTTTTATTGGGTGTCAATCATTTCAAGGGAATGGATGTAAGTCAAATCAAGAAAGTACAGACATGGCAAAGTTATATGAACTGAACATAGAAGGATGTTcatatttagtttaa